A region from the Tahibacter amnicola genome encodes:
- a CDS encoding non-ribosomal peptide synthetase, producing the protein MSIELLKEASSLGVSLFLSNGKLKVRANQGALTDDLRRRILDAKAEITALLETVGGIRAEDGSESIKPALRRGERLPLSFQQQRLWVLSELQPGSTDYNMPFAFRIRGGFSLERAQSAIDNVVARHEVLRTSFHRDDEGIYQRGHSQVRVPIIRRDLHDVAHADQDAAVQRFIAEDAAVPFDLARPPLIRAAWMALSPDEGVLYFNLHHIVFDGWSVDILLREFVAFYTAPARMHSDAAMPLSIQYADYAVWQRERLNAERLGEQVGYWTRVLQGAPAVHPLPLDFERPKVKRHAGDVVQGVVAPAHLARLQTLAQALDVTLFMVLHGALSVVLARYGADSDVIVGTPVANRHNSQLDELIGFFINTLVLRVSCDETQTVRDFYRQVREVNLGAQTHQDVPFEMLIDRLNVPRSTAHSPLFQVMLSLDNTVRSATSNGAFEVQPVNVGVSQAKYDLTLNASAGPDGLALSWIYDTSLFRAETIRRLDEHLGVLLLDLAGDVDRPLSALDSLAIPERAFLTHDLVGETVAIDADCLPDRQLAATARRTPDAVAVADGRAVIRYAELDQQVDHLAGVLYANGVARQDRVGIVLPPSPAMVVAVLACLRVGAVYVPMDPASAAKKIDHIVADSAIKLLLTVSTLPDFTRNTAVKACYLDEALDRGDWRSASPVSPPELAADDLAYILYTSGSTGQPKGVAITRSGLCNYLGHCLREYAREPFDEAVMSSPLTFDATITTLFTPFLCGKTLRIVSAGQEALAQDLGELMLGDAARRLYKLTPAHLDLLVRYWREQGEARRGQAPVLVVIGGEQLLKKTLEPFLERMAAGSAFVNEYGPTETVVGCCVYTVRSKADLAGDSAVVPIGRPIQNTQLHLFHGHRLSPLGATGELFIAGAGVARGYLNQPALQERHFVLREVGGVQRPYYRTGDQVRYGDNGQLVFVGRNDEQIKLRGYRIEPAEIEACLCACTDVREACVLLSDQLATPALVAYVVATDAADREDALAAQLRDWCKAGLPAPYVPSAFKFVDQLPTTANGKVDKRALAALPLNIQPAASYAAPETPMQQALSDLFAGLLKRERVGINDNFFALGGDSILAIQAVSRAKKAGLRITTQQIFEHQTIAELSKVAIALGARTVGVETGDEPFELTPIQHWFVRSQPHALHHYNQSLILEAPADIDAGTLARIAEALLRRHDALRSKFVQRDGVWKAVGQPFDSALLSRCLAEESLPDGVDESRRFIASRCNHYQAGLNLETGPLFKVVLFKGMRGARVLILAHHMVVDGVSWRVLLDDFERAYRQLSTGDAIALGAKGTSYQYWSGLLGRHASRIANGQERAYWATQLSAGNFPFREFEPAELPTVATSRQVSQELSTDETAALLTHANASYGTRTLDLLLAAVFLGLAPWAKSDAFAVELEGHGREALEADLDLSETLGWFTCLYPHVLRGAPGDPGATLRTIKEDLRAIPGGGIGFGLLKYLAAEPQLQAEEHAPHIVFNYLGQLDQGGSGPSAFTLANEDGGAQVAPQARRAHRLAITAFTMGGRLRLSLDYSHAEYSEETAAAMLQAMVSAAQAVIAHCTRQQSRVFTPSDFPLTTIRTDALDRLQAAEAIADLYPSTPMQRGMLAVSELDRSAYVTQFYPMLRGTLEPTTLARAWQGVVDKYASLRTRFVVEDDVQYQLVRRNVDGAMAVVDLSDGSEAEQQARFQALCEQDKAQGFAGTEPALYRITLVRFGADLHRLLFTCHHSVFDGWSMSLVFNQLLHNVKRLGKGEALVVAAEADYDRYVAWLLQQDAEQAIAAWRDYLARPTPRHAEAAASERAGRADTWPCAGTDWCDRYPGHPRVRAPPGRDTEHAGAVRVGTGAQGLLR; encoded by the coding sequence ATGTCCATCGAACTGTTGAAGGAAGCCAGTTCGTTGGGGGTCAGTCTCTTCCTCAGTAACGGCAAGTTGAAAGTACGGGCAAACCAGGGGGCGCTGACGGACGATCTGCGGCGCCGGATTCTGGATGCCAAGGCAGAGATCACGGCGCTGCTCGAAACAGTGGGCGGTATTCGCGCCGAGGACGGCAGCGAGTCGATCAAGCCGGCGTTGCGCCGGGGGGAACGGCTTCCGCTCTCGTTCCAGCAACAGCGGCTGTGGGTGCTGAGCGAGCTGCAGCCGGGCAGCACCGACTACAACATGCCGTTCGCGTTCCGTATTCGCGGCGGATTCTCGCTGGAGCGGGCGCAGTCGGCGATCGACAATGTCGTCGCCCGCCATGAAGTGCTTCGCACCAGTTTCCACCGGGATGACGAGGGGATCTACCAGCGCGGCCATTCACAGGTCCGGGTGCCGATCATCCGCCGCGATCTGCACGATGTGGCGCACGCGGATCAGGACGCCGCCGTGCAACGCTTCATCGCCGAGGACGCCGCCGTGCCGTTCGATCTGGCGCGGCCGCCGCTGATCCGCGCCGCATGGATGGCCCTGTCGCCCGACGAAGGCGTGCTGTATTTCAACCTGCACCATATCGTCTTCGACGGATGGTCGGTCGACATCCTGCTGCGCGAATTCGTCGCCTTCTACACGGCACCGGCCCGCATGCATTCTGATGCGGCAATGCCCCTGTCGATTCAATACGCCGACTACGCCGTGTGGCAGCGCGAGCGACTGAACGCCGAGCGGCTGGGTGAGCAGGTCGGCTACTGGACGCGTGTGCTGCAGGGGGCGCCGGCGGTACACCCGTTGCCGCTGGACTTTGAGCGGCCCAAGGTCAAACGCCACGCGGGCGATGTCGTGCAGGGGGTGGTGGCGCCCGCGCACCTTGCGCGTCTGCAGACGCTGGCGCAGGCGCTGGATGTCACCTTGTTCATGGTGCTGCACGGCGCGCTTTCGGTGGTCCTCGCGCGCTATGGCGCGGATTCGGATGTGATCGTCGGGACACCGGTGGCGAATCGTCACAACAGCCAGCTCGACGAACTCATCGGCTTCTTCATCAACACCTTGGTGCTGCGCGTCTCCTGTGACGAGACGCAGACGGTGCGCGACTTCTACCGTCAGGTACGCGAGGTGAACCTGGGCGCGCAGACGCACCAGGACGTGCCGTTCGAGATGCTGATCGACAGATTGAACGTGCCGCGCAGCACGGCGCACAGTCCGCTGTTCCAGGTCATGCTGTCGCTGGACAACACCGTCCGGAGCGCAACCAGCAACGGTGCCTTCGAGGTGCAGCCGGTGAACGTGGGCGTCTCACAGGCCAAGTACGACCTCACGCTAAATGCCAGCGCCGGACCGGACGGCCTGGCCCTGAGCTGGATTTACGACACGTCCCTGTTCAGGGCCGAGACGATTCGTCGCCTCGACGAGCACCTGGGCGTCCTTCTTCTGGACCTGGCAGGCGATGTCGATCGTCCGCTCTCCGCGCTGGACTCCCTTGCGATCCCGGAACGCGCATTCCTGACCCATGATCTCGTCGGGGAGACCGTGGCGATTGACGCCGATTGCCTCCCCGACCGCCAGCTGGCGGCGACGGCGCGTCGGACGCCCGACGCCGTTGCGGTCGCTGATGGACGTGCGGTCATCCGCTACGCGGAACTCGATCAGCAGGTCGATCACCTCGCGGGCGTCCTCTATGCAAACGGTGTTGCCCGGCAGGACCGGGTCGGCATTGTGCTGCCGCCATCGCCGGCGATGGTCGTCGCCGTGCTGGCGTGCCTGCGCGTCGGCGCGGTGTACGTGCCGATGGATCCTGCTTCGGCAGCGAAGAAGATTGACCACATTGTCGCCGACAGTGCCATCAAGCTGCTGCTCACGGTGTCCACGCTGCCGGATTTCACCCGTAACACGGCGGTGAAGGCCTGCTATCTCGACGAAGCGCTCGATCGCGGCGACTGGCGCTCGGCATCGCCGGTGTCCCCGCCGGAATTGGCAGCGGATGACCTGGCGTACATCCTCTACACCTCCGGTTCAACCGGCCAGCCCAAGGGTGTGGCGATCACCCGCAGCGGCCTGTGCAACTACCTGGGCCATTGCCTGCGTGAATATGCGCGCGAGCCCTTCGATGAAGCCGTGATGAGCTCGCCGCTGACGTTCGACGCGACGATCACCACGCTGTTCACACCGTTCCTTTGTGGAAAGACCCTGCGCATCGTCAGCGCCGGCCAGGAAGCCCTTGCGCAGGATCTGGGCGAGCTGATGCTCGGTGACGCCGCCCGACGCCTGTACAAGCTGACACCGGCGCATCTTGACCTGCTGGTCCGTTACTGGCGGGAACAGGGCGAGGCGCGACGCGGCCAGGCACCGGTGCTGGTGGTGATCGGCGGCGAGCAGTTGCTGAAGAAGACGCTGGAGCCGTTCCTGGAGCGCATGGCGGCGGGGTCGGCCTTCGTGAATGAGTACGGGCCAACCGAAACGGTGGTGGGGTGCTGCGTCTACACCGTGCGTAGCAAGGCGGACCTGGCCGGCGACTCCGCAGTCGTGCCGATTGGCCGCCCGATCCAGAATACGCAACTCCATCTCTTCCACGGGCACCGCCTCAGTCCGCTGGGCGCCACCGGCGAATTGTTCATTGCCGGTGCCGGCGTGGCGCGGGGCTATCTGAATCAACCAGCGCTGCAGGAGCGCCACTTCGTCCTGCGGGAAGTGGGTGGCGTGCAACGGCCGTACTATCGCACCGGCGACCAGGTGCGATACGGCGACAATGGCCAGCTGGTATTCGTCGGTCGCAACGACGAGCAGATCAAGCTGCGTGGCTACCGGATCGAACCGGCGGAAATCGAAGCCTGCCTGTGCGCCTGCACCGACGTGCGCGAAGCGTGCGTGCTGTTGTCAGACCAGCTGGCCACGCCCGCACTCGTCGCCTACGTCGTCGCCACCGACGCGGCCGACCGGGAGGACGCGCTGGCCGCGCAGTTGCGCGATTGGTGCAAGGCCGGCCTGCCGGCGCCCTATGTGCCCTCGGCATTCAAATTCGTCGACCAGCTTCCGACGACAGCGAACGGAAAGGTCGACAAGCGGGCACTGGCGGCCCTGCCGCTGAACATTCAACCGGCTGCCTCTTACGCGGCGCCGGAAACGCCGATGCAGCAGGCACTCAGTGATCTGTTCGCAGGGCTGCTCAAGCGCGAACGTGTCGGGATCAACGACAACTTCTTTGCACTGGGCGGTGACTCGATCCTGGCGATCCAGGCCGTTTCACGGGCCAAGAAGGCGGGCCTGCGGATCACGACGCAGCAGATATTCGAACACCAGACGATCGCGGAGTTGAGCAAGGTGGCGATCGCCCTGGGTGCCCGGACGGTCGGTGTGGAAACTGGCGATGAGCCGTTTGAACTCACGCCTATCCAGCACTGGTTTGTCCGCAGCCAGCCGCACGCACTGCATCACTACAACCAAAGCCTCATCCTGGAAGCGCCGGCGGATATCGACGCCGGTACGCTGGCACGCATCGCCGAAGCGCTGCTGCGTCGGCACGACGCGTTGCGTTCAAAATTCGTCCAGCGTGACGGTGTCTGGAAAGCAGTCGGTCAGCCTTTCGACAGCGCACTGCTGAGCCGGTGTCTGGCGGAAGAATCGCTGCCCGATGGCGTGGACGAGAGCCGGCGCTTCATCGCCAGCCGCTGCAATCACTATCAGGCGGGCCTGAATCTGGAGACGGGACCGCTGTTCAAAGTGGTGCTGTTCAAGGGGATGCGTGGTGCGCGGGTACTCATCCTTGCGCACCACATGGTGGTGGACGGAGTGTCCTGGCGTGTCCTGCTGGACGATTTCGAGCGGGCCTATCGGCAGCTTTCGACCGGGGATGCCATCGCGCTTGGCGCAAAGGGAACGTCCTACCAGTATTGGAGCGGTTTGCTCGGCCGCCACGCCAGCCGTATTGCCAATGGGCAGGAACGCGCCTATTGGGCCACGCAACTGTCAGCGGGAAATTTTCCGTTCCGTGAATTCGAACCTGCCGAGCTCCCGACTGTCGCCACCAGCCGCCAGGTTTCCCAGGAGCTGTCGACCGACGAAACGGCCGCGCTGCTGACCCACGCCAACGCGTCCTACGGTACGCGCACGCTGGACCTGCTCCTGGCCGCCGTGTTCCTGGGTCTGGCTCCCTGGGCGAAGAGCGATGCCTTTGCCGTAGAGCTGGAAGGGCACGGTCGCGAGGCGCTGGAAGCGGACCTGGACCTGTCCGAGACCCTGGGCTGGTTCACGTGCCTGTACCCGCATGTGCTGCGCGGCGCACCGGGCGACCCGGGTGCCACGCTGCGTACGATCAAGGAAGACCTGCGCGCCATTCCGGGCGGTGGCATTGGCTTTGGTCTGCTGAAATACCTCGCGGCCGAGCCGCAGCTGCAGGCGGAGGAGCACGCGCCGCACATCGTGTTCAACTACCTCGGCCAGCTGGACCAGGGGGGCTCTGGCCCGTCGGCGTTCACCCTGGCCAATGAAGACGGCGGGGCCCAGGTGGCACCGCAGGCACGCCGGGCGCATCGACTGGCGATCACGGCCTTCACGATGGGCGGCCGCCTGCGGCTCTCGCTGGACTACAGCCACGCTGAATACAGCGAAGAAACAGCGGCTGCGATGCTGCAGGCGATGGTTTCCGCGGCGCAGGCCGTCATCGCGCATTGCACGCGGCAGCAATCGCGCGTGTTCACGCCGTCGGATTTTCCGCTCACGACCATCCGCACGGACGCGCTCGATCGCCTGCAGGCCGCAGAGGCGATCGCCGACCTGTATCCGAGCACGCCGATGCAGCGCGGCATGCTCGCGGTGAGCGAACTGGATCGCAGCGCCTACGTCACCCAGTTCTATCCCATGTTGCGAGGCACCTTGGAACCGACGACCCTGGCCAGGGCCTGGCAGGGCGTTGTGGACAAATATGCCTCGCTGCGTACGCGTTTCGTTGTCGAGGACGATGTGCAGTATCAGCTGGTGCGCAGGAACGTCGATGGCGCGATGGCCGTCGTGGACCTGTCCGACGGCAGCGAGGCGGAGCAGCAAGCCCGTTTCCAGGCGCTTTGCGAACAGGACAAGGCCCAGGGCTTTGCGGGAACGGAGCCGGCACTGTATCGCATCACGCTGGTACGCTTCGGCGCCGACCTGCACCGCCTGCTGTTCACCTGCCATCACAGCGTTTTCGACGGCTGGTCGATGTCGCTGGTCTTCAACCAGCTGCTGCACAATGTCAAGCGGCTGGGCAAGGGCGAGGCGCTGGTTGTCGCGGCGGAAGCCGACTACGACCGCTACGTTGCATGGCTGCTGCAACAGGACGCGGAGCAGGCGATTGCCGCCTGGCGCGACTACCTCGCCAGGCCGACCCCCCGCCACGCTGAGGCTGCCGCGTCTGAGCGGGCAGGGCGGGCCGACACATGGCCTTGCGCAGGAACAGATTGGTGCGACCGATACCCAGGCCATCCGCGAGTTCGCGCGCCGCCAGGGCGTGACACTGAACACGCTGGTGCAGTTCGCGTGGGCACTGGTGCTCAAGGCCTATTGCGGTGA